Proteins from one Pseudomonas sp. KBS0710 genomic window:
- a CDS encoding DoxX family protein has product MSPLINRILSTRAGYGLTILRIFVGIVFAAHGSQKLFGWFGGGGLAGTAQYMESLGLTPGTLMAVLSGGTEFFAGLALIIGLLARPAALGLAFLSLVAIFSVHIHNGLFMANNGYEFALALLGGALAVLFEGAGKLSVDRAIAH; this is encoded by the coding sequence ATGAGCCCACTGATCAACCGCATTCTGTCCACCCGCGCCGGTTACGGCCTGACCATCCTGCGAATTTTCGTCGGCATCGTTTTCGCCGCCCATGGTTCGCAAAAACTCTTCGGCTGGTTTGGCGGCGGCGGTTTGGCCGGCACGGCGCAGTACATGGAAAGCCTGGGCCTGACGCCGGGTACGCTGATGGCAGTGCTGTCAGGTGGGACTGAGTTCTTTGCCGGCCTGGCGTTGATCATTGGCTTGCTGGCACGCCCAGCGGCATTGGGCCTGGCCTTCCTGTCGCTGGTGGCGATCTTCTCGGTGCATATCCATAACGGCCTGTTCATGGCCAACAACGGTTATGAGTTCGCCTTGGCCTTGCTCGGCGGTGCACTGGCGGTGCTGTTCGAAGGCGCTGGCAAACTGTCCGTCGACCGCGCCATCGCCCACTGA
- a CDS encoding transglycosylase SLT domain-containing protein, with amino-acid sequence MIRPSALLMLCLTLLLPTAAVARLDGPLEVTKPGKVRDLAQIRSSRTLRVLVNQSRNSSGEVQGQAIGVEYHRLRAFEQYLNGHARDGEEISLKIIPRAKDQLLGALARGEGDLVAPGELLDVKATHKISTSDPIASGVPLWLVGVKGERRFTKLEQLSGRTLALTTGSAAADAINQVNQQLALHKRPPVKVEWVDPTLAVEDVLEMVQAGIFHLTIVEKPIAERWSKILPKLRFDRQVAISEPGDEYWFVRQDASMLRASIDRFLKTYRTPSDQDVAFQRIYRRLYQVRNPLARADRQRLEKLRPVLQKHAREQGMDWLNLAALAFKESALDPGARNSGGPTGLMQITPSAAQRVGVNNIESLDSNVQAGARYLAMIRRKFFASPKLNERERMAFVLAAYNMGPERVQGMRAEARRRGLNPNQWFFQVERIAMEQVGMGGVSYVNSVNKYYLAFDRERESLEPSTPKIASRK; translated from the coding sequence ATGATCCGACCCTCGGCGTTGCTTATGTTGTGCCTGACGTTACTGCTGCCCACGGCGGCGGTCGCGCGTCTGGACGGGCCGCTGGAAGTGACCAAGCCCGGCAAGGTCCGTGACCTGGCGCAGATCCGTTCCAGCCGCACCCTGCGTGTGCTGGTCAACCAGAGCCGTAACAGTTCCGGTGAGGTCCAGGGCCAGGCCATCGGAGTCGAATACCATCGTCTGCGCGCATTCGAGCAATACCTGAACGGCCACGCCCGGGACGGAGAAGAAATCAGCCTCAAGATCATTCCCAGGGCCAAGGACCAATTGCTTGGCGCATTGGCCCGTGGTGAAGGCGACCTGGTGGCGCCGGGTGAATTACTCGATGTGAAGGCCACGCACAAGATCAGCACCAGTGACCCGATTGCCAGCGGCGTGCCGCTATGGCTGGTGGGCGTGAAGGGTGAGCGACGGTTTACCAAGCTGGAGCAATTGTCCGGGCGCACCTTGGCGCTGACCACCGGCAGTGCGGCGGCGGATGCGATCAACCAGGTCAACCAGCAACTGGCGCTGCACAAGCGCCCTCCGGTAAAGGTGGAGTGGGTTGACCCGACGCTGGCCGTGGAGGATGTGTTGGAGATGGTTCAGGCCGGAATCTTCCACCTCACCATCGTCGAAAAACCGATTGCCGAGCGCTGGTCGAAAATCCTGCCCAAGTTACGCTTTGATCGGCAGGTGGCAATCAGCGAGCCGGGTGACGAGTACTGGTTCGTGCGCCAGGATGCCTCAATGCTGCGGGCCAGTATTGATCGCTTCCTCAAGACTTATCGCACGCCGTCCGACCAGGACGTAGCGTTTCAGCGTATCTATCGACGTCTCTATCAAGTGCGCAATCCGCTGGCCCGTGCCGACCGTCAGCGCCTTGAGAAACTGCGTCCGGTGCTGCAAAAGCATGCCCGAGAGCAGGGTATGGACTGGCTGAACCTGGCGGCGCTGGCCTTCAAGGAGTCGGCCCTGGACCCTGGCGCGCGCAACAGCGGCGGGCCGACCGGCCTGATGCAGATCACCCCATCGGCGGCGCAGCGGGTAGGTGTGAACAATATCGAGAGCCTGGACAGCAATGTGCAGGCCGGTGCGCGTTATCTGGCAATGATCCGCCGCAAGTTTTTCGCCAGCCCCAAACTCAACGAGCGCGAACGCATGGCCTTTGTGCTGGCGGCTTATAACATGGGGCCGGAGCGAGTCCAGGGTATGCGCGCAGAGGCTCGCCGGCGGGGCTTGAACCCCAATCAATGGTTCTTCCAGGTTGAACGCATTGCCATGGAACAGGTGGGAATGGGCGGCGTCAGCTATGTTAATAGCGTGAACAAGTATTACTTGGCGTTTGATCGGGAGCGGGAATCCCTGGAACCGTCGACGCCGAAAATTGCCTCACGAAAATAA
- a CDS encoding TatD family hydrolase has product MQLIDIGVNLTNPSFDERHQAVLDRAYAAGVQQLVLTGTSVDGSEQALELCVKLDESGQRLFSTAGIHPHSASDWNGDSAQRLRGLLNESRVRAVGECGLDFNRDFSPRPQQEKVLEEHLALAVELKLPVFLHERDANQRLLEILKDYRDHLSAAVVHCFTGEQQALFSYLDLDLHIGITGWICDERRGTHLHPLVKEIPRGRLMLESDAPYLLPRTLRPKPKNGRNEPAYLPEVLREVALHRNESLEDLAEHSTACSRAFFGLPSVD; this is encoded by the coding sequence ATGCAACTCATTGATATCGGCGTCAACCTGACCAACCCCAGTTTCGACGAGAGGCACCAGGCCGTTCTCGACCGCGCCTACGCCGCCGGCGTGCAACAATTGGTACTCACCGGCACCAGCGTCGACGGCAGCGAACAGGCCCTGGAACTGTGCGTAAAACTCGATGAAAGCGGCCAACGCCTGTTCAGCACCGCCGGCATCCACCCGCACTCGGCCAGTGACTGGAATGGCGACAGCGCCCAGCGTTTGCGCGGGTTGCTCAACGAAAGCCGCGTACGTGCGGTGGGAGAATGCGGGCTGGACTTCAACCGCGACTTTTCCCCGCGCCCACAGCAGGAAAAAGTCCTCGAGGAGCATCTGGCCCTGGCGGTCGAGCTGAAACTGCCGGTGTTTCTGCACGAACGTGATGCCAACCAGCGCCTGCTGGAAATCCTCAAGGACTACCGCGATCACCTGAGCGCCGCCGTGGTGCATTGCTTTACCGGCGAGCAACAGGCGCTGTTCAGCTACCTCGACCTCGACTTGCACATCGGCATCACCGGCTGGATCTGCGACGAGCGCCGTGGCACGCACCTGCATCCGCTGGTCAAGGAAATTCCCCGTGGCCGCTTGATGCTGGAAAGCGATGCGCCGTACTTGCTACCGCGCACCTTGCGGCCCAAGCCGAAAAACGGCCGCAATGAACCGGCTTATTTGCCGGAAGTGCTGCGTGAGGTTGCGTTGCATCGTAACGAGTCGCTGGAGGACCTGGCCGAACACAGCACCGCCTGCTCCCGTGCGTTTTTTGGGCTGCCTTCAGTGGATTGA
- a CDS encoding methyl-accepting chemotaxis protein, translating to MGAWLSNISLKYKFWAVNAVAFITTLLLVLYAVQLEQQARSDASRASAQAQARLLGAWPANTPLPKNEHWLTFARGQIPQSADQDLSALSAAAGWVELNHMPLFGENPLIGAEVVTRTDGQQIAVLAYGRSLSQVFGERFANYAVAVLILMLAMLGASQLLIRFLLSQLNTLKDVMLHVEKTGDLSARVPLACKDEVGQMASAFNAMQAGYQRVVSTVARTAQQLDDGAARLASSMNEVQHGMLGQQSETDQAATAINEMTATVYHIAQHAGATRDLSQTADTLAGSGQEVVTRVQRSIAGLSTGVQQTAEMIQKLAEDSQKINGVVGVIHSIAEQTNLLALNAAIEAARAGEMGRGFAVVADEVRNLAKRVQSSTDEITRMVSALQAGTRDAVDFMQESSFKADDCVQQAQEAGAALAEITGAVAQMRESNTQIAVAAEQQSHVAEEMNRAVVSIRDVTENTVQQTVESATTSNELATLAGELSKAIGQLKL from the coding sequence ATGGGTGCCTGGCTTAGCAATATCTCGCTGAAATACAAATTCTGGGCCGTCAATGCGGTCGCTTTCATCACCACACTGCTGCTGGTGCTGTATGCCGTGCAGCTCGAACAACAGGCCCGCAGCGATGCGTCACGGGCCTCAGCCCAGGCGCAGGCACGACTACTCGGCGCCTGGCCGGCCAACACTCCATTACCCAAAAATGAACATTGGCTGACCTTTGCCCGCGGCCAAATCCCACAGTCGGCCGATCAAGATCTTTCAGCCCTGAGTGCCGCCGCCGGTTGGGTCGAACTCAATCACATGCCCTTGTTCGGGGAAAACCCACTGATCGGTGCCGAAGTGGTCACCCGTACCGATGGCCAACAGATCGCCGTACTCGCCTACGGCCGTAGCCTCAGCCAGGTCTTCGGCGAACGCTTCGCCAACTACGCCGTGGCCGTGCTGATCCTGATGCTGGCGATGCTCGGTGCCTCGCAGTTGCTGATCCGCTTCCTGCTCAGCCAACTCAACACCCTCAAGGACGTGATGCTGCACGTAGAGAAGACCGGCGACCTGTCGGCCCGCGTGCCGCTGGCGTGCAAAGATGAAGTTGGCCAGATGGCCAGTGCCTTCAACGCCATGCAGGCTGGCTATCAGCGCGTGGTCAGCACCGTGGCGCGCACCGCCCAGCAACTCGATGATGGCGCCGCGCGCCTGGCCAGCAGCATGAACGAAGTGCAGCACGGCATGCTCGGCCAGCAAAGCGAAACCGACCAGGCCGCCACCGCCATCAATGAGATGACCGCCACCGTCTACCATATCGCCCAGCATGCCGGCGCTACCCGCGACCTGTCCCAGACCGCCGACACCCTCGCCGGCAGTGGCCAGGAAGTGGTCACTCGGGTGCAGCGCTCTATCGCCGGCTTGTCCACCGGCGTGCAGCAGACGGCCGAAATGATCCAGAAACTCGCCGAAGACAGTCAGAAAATCAACGGCGTGGTCGGCGTGATCCACAGCATCGCCGAACAGACCAACCTGCTGGCCCTCAACGCCGCCATCGAAGCCGCCCGCGCCGGCGAAATGGGCCGTGGTTTTGCCGTGGTCGCCGACGAAGTACGCAACTTGGCCAAGCGCGTGCAAAGCTCCACCGACGAAATCACCCGCATGGTCTCGGCGCTGCAAGCCGGCACCCGCGATGCGGTGGACTTCATGCAAGAAAGCTCGTTCAAGGCTGATGATTGCGTGCAACAGGCCCAGGAAGCCGGCGCCGCACTCGCCGAAATCACCGGCGCCGTGGCCCAGATGCGCGAAAGCAATACCCAGATTGCCGTGGCCGCCGAACAGCAAAGCCATGTTGCCGAAGAGATGAACCGCGCGGTGGTGAGCATTCGCGATGTGACCGAGAACACCGTGCAACAGACCGTGGAGTCGGCCACCACCAGCAACGAACTGGCGACCTTGGCGGGGGAATTGAGCAAGGCGATCGGGCAATTGAAGCTATAA
- a CDS encoding acyl-CoA thioesterase II: MRFCDLLDAARNNPLEVTIPAEWAQGRATFGGLVAALQYEALRAQVPADRPLRSLAITFVGPVAPDVPASYQVEVLREGKAVSQLLGRVVQNGEVATLVQASFGAARESVIEVASEPPPVFKHWDECQELPYIKGVTPEFMRHLAMRWSVGGLPFTGNKSRDMGGWVRLRGDVKEEPLTESHILALVDAWPPALLPHLTKPAPGSTLTWTIEFIQPLQNLTTLDWCQYYVNIEHARDGYGHAAAALWSPSGELIAISRQTVVVFA, from the coding sequence ATGCGCTTTTGTGATTTGCTCGACGCCGCCCGTAACAACCCGTTGGAAGTGACCATCCCCGCCGAGTGGGCGCAGGGCCGCGCAACCTTTGGTGGCCTGGTGGCTGCCTTGCAATACGAAGCCTTGCGTGCCCAAGTGCCGGCGGATCGCCCTTTGCGTTCGCTGGCCATCACCTTTGTTGGCCCGGTAGCGCCGGATGTGCCCGCCAGTTACCAGGTCGAAGTACTGCGCGAAGGCAAGGCGGTGAGCCAGTTGCTCGGCCGTGTGGTGCAGAACGGCGAAGTGGCGACCCTGGTACAAGCCAGCTTTGGCGCAGCCCGCGAGTCGGTCATTGAGGTGGCGAGCGAGCCGCCGCCGGTGTTCAAACACTGGGATGAGTGCCAGGAACTGCCCTATATCAAGGGTGTTACCCCCGAATTCATGCGCCACTTGGCGATGCGCTGGAGTGTCGGCGGCCTGCCGTTTACCGGTAATAAATCCCGCGACATGGGCGGCTGGGTGCGTTTGCGTGGGGACGTGAAGGAAGAACCGCTGACCGAATCGCATATTCTTGCCCTGGTCGACGCCTGGCCACCGGCCTTGTTGCCGCACCTGACCAAGCCGGCACCGGGCAGCACCCTGACCTGGACCATCGAGTTCATCCAGCCGCTGCAAAACCTGACCACCCTCGACTGGTGCCAGTACTACGTCAACATCGAGCACGCCCGCGACGGCTACGGCCATGCCGCTGCCGCGCTGTGGAGCCCGAGCGGCGAGTTGATCGCCATCAGCCGCCAGACCGTGGTGGTCTTCGCCTGA
- a CDS encoding CHAD domain-containing protein — MSVLVDQLVAQVIGLEVGLLSCQARLAAVTDDEALHDLRTTVRRLRSLLRPLRGLPGVEQLELAASTVGQLTTPLRDREVLAAYLHQHGHHAAADRRLRLQADAYRQVAQSPELAHLLLILDAFPRFIRASQHQKMLKGLRPRIEKRLGKQWQKLDDALKDPDHDRHRLRLLIKRVRYAAEAYPELDKLPAKAMQRLKQAQGALGDWHDCWQWLAQAEHQPDLQPCVAVWQRTMATAEGQADRVLDKLSADCF, encoded by the coding sequence ATGTCAGTGCTGGTTGATCAGCTAGTCGCTCAGGTCATTGGCCTGGAAGTAGGGTTACTGAGCTGCCAGGCTCGCCTTGCCGCCGTCACCGACGATGAAGCCTTGCACGACCTGCGCACCACCGTGCGGCGCTTGCGCAGTTTGTTGCGCCCGTTGCGCGGGCTGCCGGGTGTCGAGCAGCTGGAATTGGCCGCCAGCACGGTTGGCCAATTGACTACGCCGCTGCGTGACCGCGAGGTACTGGCGGCGTACTTGCATCAGCACGGTCATCACGCGGCGGCCGACCGGCGCCTGCGTTTGCAAGCCGATGCCTATCGCCAGGTGGCGCAAAGCCCGGAACTCGCGCATTTGCTGCTGATTCTGGATGCCTTTCCGCGTTTTATCCGCGCCTCCCAACACCAGAAAATGCTCAAAGGCCTGCGCCCGCGCATCGAGAAGCGTCTGGGCAAACAATGGCAGAAACTTGATGACGCCCTTAAAGACCCTGATCACGACCGCCACCGTCTGCGCCTGCTGATCAAGCGCGTGCGCTACGCGGCCGAAGCCTACCCGGAACTGGACAAACTACCTGCCAAGGCGATGCAACGCCTCAAGCAAGCGCAAGGAGCACTGGGCGATTGGCACGATTGCTGGCAATGGCTGGCCCAGGCCGAACATCAACCCGACCTGCAGCCGTGCGTTGCGGTTTGGCAGCGCACTATGGCCACGGCTGAAGGCCAGGCGGATCGGGTGCTGGACAAGCTCAGCGCGGATTGTTTCTAG
- a CDS encoding patatin-like phospholipase family protein — protein MKKRVALVLGSGGARGYAHIGVIEEIERRGYDIACIAGCSMGAVVGGIYAAGKLDEYRNWIESLDYLDVLRLVDVSFRLGAIRGEKVFGQIRKIVGEINIEELRIPYTAVATDLTNQQEIWFQEGCLHQAMRASAAIPSLFTPVMQGNRMLVDGGLLNPLPIVPVVSSHCDLIIAVNLNATNQKHYHLPVIQRPPAFKSRFNSLAKSLGSHLPFRRKQAEQLMKLEQEALQSQAAEINPWLESAEPEAQQPAAAPEKQGAPKSATGSFIIDNVGPASLLDLINQSFEVMQTSLAQYKIAGYPPDVLINVPKRVCRFFEFYKAPELIALGREIASDTLDRYESEQH, from the coding sequence ATGAAGAAACGTGTTGCCTTGGTGCTGGGCTCCGGCGGCGCCCGTGGTTACGCCCATATTGGCGTGATCGAGGAAATCGAACGGCGCGGCTACGACATCGCCTGTATCGCCGGCTGCTCCATGGGCGCCGTGGTCGGCGGGATCTATGCCGCCGGCAAGCTGGACGAATACCGCAATTGGATCGAGAGCCTCGACTACCTGGACGTGCTGCGCCTGGTGGACGTGAGCTTTCGCCTGGGGGCGATTCGTGGCGAAAAAGTCTTCGGGCAAATCCGCAAGATCGTCGGCGAGATCAATATCGAAGAGCTGCGTATTCCCTACACCGCTGTGGCCACCGACCTGACCAACCAACAGGAAATCTGGTTTCAGGAAGGCTGCCTGCATCAGGCCATGCGCGCTTCGGCGGCGATTCCGAGCCTGTTCACGCCGGTGATGCAAGGCAACCGCATGCTGGTGGACGGCGGCCTGCTTAACCCGCTACCGATCGTGCCGGTGGTATCGAGCCATTGCGATTTGATCATCGCGGTCAACCTCAACGCCACCAACCAGAAGCACTACCACCTGCCGGTGATCCAGCGCCCGCCGGCGTTCAAGAGTCGCTTCAACAGCCTGGCCAAATCACTGGGTTCGCACCTGCCGTTTCGGCGCAAGCAGGCCGAGCAATTGATGAAGCTGGAGCAGGAAGCCTTGCAGTCCCAGGCCGCCGAAATCAACCCGTGGCTGGAGTCGGCCGAACCCGAGGCCCAACAACCTGCGGCTGCGCCTGAAAAACAAGGTGCGCCGAAGTCCGCGACCGGCTCGTTCATCATTGATAACGTCGGGCCGGCGTCACTGCTGGACCTGATCAACCAGAGTTTCGAAGTGATGCAGACCTCGCTGGCGCAATACAAGATTGCCGGTTACCCGCCGGACGTGCTGATCAACGTGCCGAAGCGGGTGTGCCGTTTTTTCGAGTTCTACAAGGCGCCGGAGTTGATCGCGTTGGGGCGAGAAATTGCCAGTGATACGTTGGATCGGTATGAGAGTGAGCAACACTGA
- a CDS encoding response regulator: protein MSQTATILVIDDEPQIRKFLRISLASQGYKVIEAGTGNEGLAQAALSKPDLLVLDLGLPDMDGQQVLREFREWSTVPVLVLSVRASEVQKVEALDSGANDYVTKPFGIQEFLARVRALLRQAPAGEAQEAALSFGPLTVDLAYRRVLLDGAEVALTRKEYAVLAQLARHPGRVITQQQLLKDIWGPTHTEDSHYLRIVVGHLRQKLADDPTQPRFIVTEAGVGYRLLNA from the coding sequence ATGAGCCAGACCGCGACGATTTTAGTCATTGATGACGAACCGCAGATCCGCAAATTCCTGCGTATCAGCCTGGCCTCCCAGGGCTACAAGGTGATCGAAGCCGGCACCGGCAATGAAGGCCTGGCCCAAGCGGCATTGAGCAAACCGGATCTGCTGGTGCTCGACCTTGGCTTGCCCGACATGGACGGCCAGCAAGTGTTGCGCGAGTTTCGCGAGTGGTCGACGGTGCCGGTATTGGTGCTGTCGGTGCGCGCCAGCGAAGTGCAAAAAGTTGAAGCCCTGGACAGCGGCGCCAATGACTATGTAACCAAACCCTTTGGCATCCAGGAATTTCTCGCCCGTGTGCGCGCTTTGTTGCGCCAGGCACCGGCGGGAGAGGCCCAGGAAGCGGCGTTGAGTTTCGGCCCGTTGACGGTGGACCTGGCCTATCGCCGGGTGCTGCTGGACGGTGCCGAGGTGGCCCTGACCCGCAAGGAGTATGCGGTGCTGGCGCAACTGGCGCGCCATCCTGGGCGGGTGATCACCCAGCAGCAATTGCTCAAGGATATCTGGGGGCCGACCCATACCGAAGACAGCCATTATTTGCGTATCGTGGTGGGCCATCTGCGGCAGAAACTGGCGGATGATCCGACCCAGCCACGGTTTATCGTGACCGAGGCGGGTGTGGGGTATCGATTGTTGAATGCCTGA